From the Pseudodesulfovibrio indicus genome, the window GCGCAGCCCAAGACCTTCATCGTGGGCCGCAAGGACGAACCCTGCTTCATCTCCTGCCTGATCGACACGGTTAAGTACGAGATCCTGCAGCACACCCAGTTCAACGACTGCAACGACGAAGACGCGGACGAGCTGGACGCCAAGCGCGCCGGCGGGCACAAGATGCTCATGTACGCCTTCATCTGCCTGATGATCGTCACCGGCGTGGTGGCCACCGGCCACTGGGGCGGCTGGTTCCTGCGCAAGATCGGCGTCGAAGGGTTGGGCAACATCGTGTCCGCCATCGGCCACACCCCCATGCCGCTGTGGTCCCCGGTCAAGCTCCTCGCCTACGTGGGCGCGGGCCTGGGCATCTACGGCCTCATGGCGCTGACCAAGCGCCGCGTGAACCTCGATCAGGCCAAGCAGTCCTCCAGCTGGTACGACTGGTACCTGCTGACCCTTATCTGGACCATCTTCCTGACCGGCGTCGGCGCCCTGGTGTTCCGTGTCCTGGGCGTGGCCGTGCTGGCCTACCCCGTGTACTACGTGCACCTGATCGGCGTGTTCATGCTGCTCGCATACCTGCCGTGGTCCAAGCTGGGCCACCTGGTTTACCGTACCGTGGCCCTGTCCTACGCCAAGAAGATTGGCCGCATCCCCATGGGCGCCGACAAATAGTCGCCTGGGTGAACATACAAAACGAAGCTTACTTAGTTAAGGAGGCATCAAATGGCTGAAGCTAAGGTTTTCCCCATGAACGCTTTCGTGTCTGTGCTGCGCGGCGAAGCCGCCGACCAGACTCAGCTCGATATGCTGGCTTACATCACCCAGGCTGAAACTCTGGACGCGGACGTCGCCCCCGTGGCGCAGGCCCTGTCCAAAGCCTGGATCTACGAACAGGAACCCGGCCTGACCGCCTATGCCGAAGGCGACATCGCCAAGCTCGGCAGCCAGGTGAAGATCGAGGCCCTGCCCGAGGGCGAGGCCGCTCGCGCCCAGGCCGTGCTGAACATCCTGGCCGCCCTGAAGGCGGACAATGCCGCCCTCAAGGCCCAGGTCGAGAAGCTCGAGGCTGAGAAAAAGGAACTGGCCGCCAAGATCGGCCCCATGGAAGCCAAGATCAAGACCATCGACGCCCAGAACGCTGCGGGCGAGCAGAAGGTCACCGTGGCCTCCACCAAACTCGACGAAATGACCAAGAAGCTGAACGACCTGATGGCCGAAGTGGAAAAGGTCAAGAGCCAGGGCGTGGTCGTCGCTGGCGTGGCCGGCGCTGCCGGTGACGCGGGCGCTGCCGCTCCGTCCGACGGCCCGGTCGTCGGCGGCGAGCCCGAGCCCGACTTCGGTCTGGGTGGCGACGCCTTCGGTGGCGACTGGTAGTCCCGGTCCATCCGACGCAAAAACAAGGCCCCGCGCAAATGCGCGGGGCCTTTTTTTGCGTCTCGCCCCGGGAGCGTCGGCTTGAGATAGCGGGCCATCTGCGAATTTGCGCATCATGCGTCGGCTTGCGATAGCGGGCCATCTGCGAATTTTTCGAGGGGGCTTTGATCCTCACGTACCGGGCGTACGCTGCGGTCAAAGCCCCCCTCGAAAAATCCACATCTGACCCCCTCTCCCAAGCCTCGGTACGGCGAGAGCCGCTGTTTGAGGGGTTTGCCCTCAAAGGTGCTCCAGGGGGCGGAGCTGGATGGGGTGGGAGCGGGCTCGGTATTAGAGAGTTGCTGTTTGAGGGCTTTGCCCTCAAAGGCGCTCCAGGGGGGGGAGAGAGTGCTGTTTGGGGGCTTGGTCCCCGTGGGCGGTTTCCGGGGCGGGGAGGGGGAGGGAGTGTTATATTTTCAGTTGGTTGAAGGGGAGGTGGGCAAGGATGTTCCTGGATTGATTTTTGCTAAGCACAACATAAAGAAATATATGCCTAGGAGCGATTATGAACATTTCAACTGACTTACTCGATTCGCCTATTGGGTTTGACAAGCTGGTCAGTCGGCCCCGGGTTGGATCCGATGAGGGCAAGGGCAATCCCTCCGGTCTGGTTACCGAGAAGGAGAAACAGCAGGAGGACTCGGTGGCCGGCGGGTTCTCCATCCCCAATGAGATGACCGAGGAGGAGCGGGCGCGGGTGGAAAGCCTCAAGGCCCTGGCCCAGCAGATAGCCTCTCAGGCCGACGGGTCCCTCGACGCCACCCAGGCCGCCCGGATCAAGGACATCCAGAAGGAGATCGGCAAGATCACCAAGATGCCCATGGGCGAAAACCTGCTGGAGAGCGCCAAGCGGCAGGCCCAGGCCAACCGGCTCGAAAAGGAACTTCAAGGCGGAAACGAGGACGATGCCGCCGCCGCGTCGGTGGACGATGCGATGTCCGCCGAAGAGAACGACCCCCTGGGCCTTGCCGGGCAACCCGGCAAGCAGATGCTGCACCAGAAGGCGTTCGTCACCTCGGTGCGGACCGCAGGCCCGGGCCTGTCCGCATCCAGTCTCAAGAGCCGCGCGTAACCCGGTCCGTCACCGCTCACACCTTTGACGACCGAAAAAAAGCCCCTCCCGACACGGAGGGGCTTTCTGCGTTCGCCGCCTGCCGAAGCCCCCTCTAAGCTACCCGAGGGAAACGATGCCGGCCGGTCGGTCGCCAGTACGTGAAATGCTGCCTGCTCATCCCCGGACCGAAGGAGGCGGTCCGCTCCCGCCGAAGGCGGCACCACGAAGTTCTGAAGGGGGAGTCCAGAGGGGGAAGCTCTTTCAAGAGCTTTCCCCTCTGGCCGCCGGAGTCCTTCCTACTTGTCGCGGGAGATGGCGAAGGGGGCGAAGGCTTGCTGGACGGGCATGACTTCGAGG encodes:
- the qmoC gene encoding quinone-interacting membrane-bound oxidoreductase complex subunit QmoC codes for the protein MSNTVKVQPDLKFVKELQAVGGDSLKKCYQCATCSVVCPLSPADSPYPRKEMVWAQWGLKDRLVNDIDIWLCHNCGTCSNLCPRGAKPGDLLSALRNMAYRNLAPLPIIGKLMSSSSGMLPLAAIPAIIYGIIWVIMAGVTGSAFPTFEFDHATHAWKAVEDGVIAFGGLFPGDYTIDPIFGAVFLFMLWGFYAGVRNMLKAFDAQPKTFIVGRKDEPCFISCLIDTVKYEILQHTQFNDCNDEDADELDAKRAGGHKMLMYAFICLMIVTGVVATGHWGGWFLRKIGVEGLGNIVSAIGHTPMPLWSPVKLLAYVGAGLGIYGLMALTKRRVNLDQAKQSSSWYDWYLLTLIWTIFLTGVGALVFRVLGVAVLAYPVYYVHLIGVFMLLAYLPWSKLGHLVYRTVALSYAKKIGRIPMGADK